The following coding sequences are from one Danio rerio strain Tuebingen ecotype United States chromosome 21, GRCz12tu, whole genome shotgun sequence window:
- the taf9 gene encoding transcription initiation factor TFIID subunit 9 encodes MASPKTVPKDAQVMMQILKDMGITEYEPRVVNQMLEFTYRYVTTIIEDAKIYSAHAKKSSVDADDIRLAIQCRVDQSFTSPPPRDFLLDIARQKNQTPLPLIKPYTGPRLPPDRYCLTAPNYRLKSLQKKVSSSAGRITVPRLSVGAVSSRPSTPTLGTPSVQTVGTKVGTPVSLTGQRFTVQIPSSQTASVKSATPTTPTVQNVLINPSLIGSKNILITTNMVSQNSSSESTSLKRKHEDEDDYDAL; translated from the exons GTTATGATGCAGATTCTTAAAGACATGGGGATCACGGAGTACGAACCCAGAGTGGTCAATCAAATGCTGGAGTTTACATACA gataTGTAACCACTATTATTGAGGATGCCAAAATATATTCTGCCCATGCCAAGAAGTCCAGTGTGGATGCAGATGATATAAGGTTAGCGATCCAATGTCGAGTGGATCAGTCCTTCACGTCTCCTCCGCCACGAGAT TTTCTGCTGGACATTGCGAGGCAAAAGAACCAAACACCTTTGCCTCTGATCAAACCGTACACAGGTCCTCGTCTCCCTCCAGACCGTTACTGTCTCACTGCACCAAACTACAGACTAAAGTCCCTCCAGAAAAAG GTGTCTTCATCCGCGGGCAGGATAACAGTCCCACGCTTGAGTGTTGGGGCGGTCTCCAGCAGGCCAAGTACTCCAACACTTG GTACACCGTCAGTGCAGACAGTGGGGACAAAAGTGGGAACACCAGTGTCACTGACTGGCCAGCGATTCACCGTTCAGATTCCCTCATCGCAGACTGCCTCGGTCAAGTCAG CTACTCCTACCACTCCCACAGTGCAAAATGTCCTCATCAACCCATCTCTCATCGGCTCCAAAAACATCCTCATTACCACCAATATGGTGTCTCAGAATTCATCCAGCGAGTCCACATCTCTGAAGAGGAAGCATGAAGATGAGGATGACTATGATGCCTTATGA